A window of Campylobacter ureolyticus contains these coding sequences:
- the rpmB gene encoding 50S ribosomal protein L28 → MAKRCAITGKGPLVGHSVSHANNKNKKRFLPNLRSIRVVLEDGTTRRIKVAASTLRTMKKQSR, encoded by the coding sequence ATGGCAAAAAGATGTGCTATTACAGGAAAAGGCCCATTGGTAGGTCATAGCGTAAGCCACGCTAACAACAAAAATAAAAAAAGATTTTTACCAAATCTTAGAAGCATAAGAGTTGTTTTAGAAGATGGAACAACTAGAAGAATAAAAGTTGCAGCTTCAACCTTAAGAACTATGAAAAAACAATCCAGATAG
- the rpe gene encoding ribulose-phosphate 3-epimerase: MYVAPSILSADFANLESEIKAVCEAGADLIHIDVMDGHFVPNLTIGPVVVNAAKKSSSVPLDIHLMVENPSFFVEMFLGIKPKFIGFHIEAENHPLRLIDHIRNNGISPAIVLNPHTPISSLKHIINSVDMVLLMSVNPGFGGQKFMPIVIDKIKELKELIYKTNSICMIEVDGGVNGLNVAELDEAGADIVVAGSYIFSSNDYETAIRSLKV; the protein is encoded by the coding sequence ATGTATGTAGCGCCAAGTATTTTATCAGCTGATTTTGCAAATTTAGAAAGTGAAATAAAAGCAGTTTGTGAAGCTGGAGCCGATCTTATACATATAGATGTAATGGATGGGCATTTTGTACCAAATTTAACAATTGGACCTGTTGTAGTAAATGCAGCTAAAAAGTCAAGTTCCGTGCCTTTAGATATTCATCTAATGGTTGAAAATCCAAGCTTTTTTGTAGAGATGTTTTTAGGGATTAAACCTAAATTTATAGGATTTCATATTGAGGCTGAAAATCACCCTTTAAGATTAATAGATCACATTAGAAACAACGGAATTTCACCAGCTATTGTTTTAAATCCACACACGCCGATAAGTTCATTAAAGCATATCATAAATAGTGTTGATATGGTTCTTTTAATGAGTGTAAATCCAGGATTTGGCGGGCAAAAATTTATGCCTATTGTAATAGATAAAATAAAAGAATTAAAAGAGCTTATATATAAAACAAACTCAATTTGCATGATAGAAGTTGATGGTGGTGTAAATGGGCTTAATGTAGCTGAGCTTGATGAAGCTGGAGCTGATATAGTAGTAGCTGGAAGCTATATATTTTCATCAAATGATTATGAAACTGCAATTAGATCTTTAAAAGTATGA
- a CDS encoding 3'-5' exonuclease — MKKVNKLENFIDLLSQKSINYHDFLIKSSEIDEIKFDPKDFNMWHASGLEVIKKDNGKVTIATKDKEIKDEIFCITDIETNGGIKDGQIIEIGAVKLKNGLIIDKFKSFIKADFIPEEISNLTGIVVSDLDNAPNLATVLEKFKLFLGTSVFVAHNVKFDYDFISKSLEKLDYGVLLNRRICTIELARRTIPSAKYGLGSLKELLGIHNAHHRALNDAISAAIIFKVALERLPWTVQTVEDLIHFSKTAKSVKIVEKKE; from the coding sequence ATGAAAAAAGTTAATAAATTAGAAAATTTTATAGATTTGCTTTCTCAAAAATCAATTAATTATCATGACTTTTTAATAAAATCAAGTGAGATTGATGAGATAAAATTTGACCCAAAAGATTTTAATATGTGGCACGCTTCAGGACTTGAAGTGATAAAAAAGGATAATGGAAAAGTAACAATTGCTACAAAAGATAAAGAGATTAAAGATGAAATTTTTTGCATTACAGATATTGAGACAAATGGCGGCATAAAAGATGGACAAATCATAGAAATAGGAGCAGTAAAATTAAAAAATGGTCTAATTATAGACAAATTTAAAAGCTTTATAAAAGCTGATTTTATCCCTGAAGAAATTAGCAATTTAACTGGAATTGTAGTTAGTGATTTAGACAATGCTCCAAATTTAGCCACCGTGCTTGAGAAATTTAAACTTTTTTTAGGAACAAGTGTTTTTGTAGCTCATAATGTTAAATTTGATTATGATTTTATAAGCAAAAGTTTGGAAAAATTAGACTATGGAGTGCTTTTAAATAGGCGAATTTGCACCATTGAGTTAGCCAGACGAACAATACCATCTGCTAAATATGGACTTGGCTCATTAAAAGAGCTTTTAGGCATTCATAACGCTCATCATAGAGCCTTAAATGATGCAATAAGTGCAGCAATTATTTTTAAAGTAGCACTTGAAAGACTTCCTTGGACAGTTCAAACGGTAGAGGATTTAATACATTTTTCCAAAACAGCAAAAAGCGTTAAAATAGTAGAAAAGAAAGAGTAA
- the alr gene encoding alanine racemase: MSVVFAKINLDNLKQNFLNLKKFVGDDIKFCALIKANAYGHGSVEIAKSYAEFGADYLAVARVNEGEDLRKNGIKLPILLLGYSDEVKKALLNDLELCVFNYEYATTINEIAKSLNLKAKIHIKLDTGMARLGFIVRDEKSILETTLTCLKISKLSNIEIVGVFTHFAKSDSADKSFTNLQLKRFNAQIYDFEKNGLKIPLKHVSNSAAILDTQTANLNMVRSGIVGFGFYPSDEVKKSVDLKPVMSLYAMISNIKILKPNTPISYGGVYTTKDYEKIITICIGYGDGFLREQNNPEVLINNVKCPVVGRICMDQCMVKVPFDMEVKVGEYATIFNEGDFNASNLARRCNTISYEILSLVASRVKRIYYKDGKIID, translated from the coding sequence ATGTCAGTAGTTTTTGCAAAAATAAATTTGGATAATTTAAAACAAAATTTTTTAAATTTAAAAAAATTTGTTGGAGATGATATAAAGTTTTGTGCTCTTATAAAGGCAAATGCTTATGGGCATGGAAGCGTGGAAATAGCTAAAAGTTACGCTGAGTTTGGGGCGGATTATCTAGCAGTAGCAAGAGTAAATGAAGGTGAAGATTTAAGAAAAAATGGTATAAAGTTGCCTATTTTGCTCCTTGGATACAGTGATGAAGTAAAAAAAGCTCTATTAAACGACCTTGAACTTTGTGTTTTTAACTACGAATATGCAACCACTATAAATGAAATAGCAAAATCTTTAAATTTAAAGGCCAAAATTCATATCAAGCTTGATACTGGAATGGCAAGACTTGGTTTTATAGTACGCGATGAAAAAAGCATTTTAGAAACAACTTTAACTTGTTTAAAAATTTCAAAACTCTCAAACATAGAAATAGTTGGTGTTTTTACTCATTTTGCTAAATCAGATAGTGCTGATAAAAGCTTTACAAACCTACAACTTAAAAGATTTAATGCTCAAATTTATGATTTTGAGAAAAATGGGCTTAAAATACCATTAAAACATGTCTCAAACTCAGCAGCTATTTTAGATACACAAACTGCAAATTTAAATATGGTAAGAAGTGGAATAGTTGGTTTTGGATTTTATCCATCAGATGAAGTTAAAAAAAGCGTAGACTTAAAACCTGTTATGAGCCTTTATGCTATGATTTCAAATATTAAGATTTTAAAACCAAATACCCCAATTAGCTATGGTGGAGTTTACACAACAAAAGATTATGAAAAAATTATAACGATTTGCATCGGTTATGGTGATGGATTTTTAAGAGAGCAAAATAATCCAGAGGTTTTAATTAATAATGTAAAATGCCCAGTAGTTGGGCGAATATGCATGGATCAATGTATGGTAAAAGTGCCTTTTGATATGGAAGTTAAAGTTGGTGAATATGCAACAATTTTTAATGAAGGTGATTTTAACGCTTCAAATTTAGCCAGAAGATGCAATACTATAAGTTATGAAATTTTATCTTTAGTAGCTTCAAGAGTTAAAAGAATTTATTACAAAGATGGCAAAATTATAGATTAA